A stretch of DNA from Variovorax paradoxus:
AGGCAGGCCGCACCGACGGCCGCCATCACGGCGCAGGCGGTCCAGCCGACCAGGCCCGTGCTGCCAAGCACGAAGCCCTGCAACGCCTGAAGAATGTCGGCCGAGGCGATGGTGACGAGGTCTTTGGCGGCGCCCAGCACCACGCCGACGATCACGCCTGCGAGCAGCAGCCGCAGGGTCTGTTGCACGCCGCGCGCCAGCGTCAGCGTGAGCAGCACCGCGGCCACGGCGCCAACGAAAGCCGCGCCTGTCAGGCCGATGCGCATCACCCATTGCGTGCTGGTGACGGAGCCGCCGAACAGCATCAGTGCCAACGCCACGCCGAGCGACGCACCCGAAGCACTGCCCAGCAGGTACGGATCGGCCAGCGGATTGCGGAACAGCCCCTGCGCCACCGCGCCGGCAAGCCCGAGCAGCGCGCCCGCGAGCCAGGCGCCGAGGGTGCGCGGCAGGCGGATGTCCCAGACGATCTGCAGCGCCACCGGGTCGTGCCGCGCGGACAGCAGGCTCTGGAAACCGGTGCTGCCGATGCCCAGGCCGAAGAGCAGCAACGCCGCGCCCAGCAGCAGCAAGCCGGCACCGAGCAGCAGCACGCGACGCAGATGGGCGGAATGCATGCCGCTCACCGCCCCTTGTCCGACAGGCACTGCGCCATCAGGCGCGCGGCCTCGTCCATGCGCGGGCCGGGGCGCACGACCACGTCGGTCTGTTCGGCGTCGAAGCGGCACACGCGCCCTTCGCGCACCGCGCGGATGCCGCCCCAGCCGGGACGCTGCTCCAGCCCCATCGCGCTGCGCACGCTGACCATGATGAGGTCGGGGTTCGCACGCACGACGAACTCGGGGTTGAGCTTGGGAAAGGGGCCGAGCGACGCGGGCACGATGTTCTTCACGCCGAGCCGCGCCAGCGTTTCGCCGATGAAGGACGAATCGCCCGCCGCGTAAGGGCCGGTGTTGACTTCGAAGTACACGCGCAGGCCCTTGGCGCTGGCAGGCAGCGACTGCGCTGCGGCCGACACGGCTGCATCGATGGCGCGCCAGACGGCGGGTGCCTCGTGCGTGTCGAGCACCTGGTCGAGCGCGTTCAATACGCGGCGCACGTCGGCGTGGCTCTTGGGTTCGAGCACGATCACCTTCAGGCCCAGCGCCTCGAGCCGCTGCGTCACGCGTGACGACTTGGCGAGCAGCACCACGTCGGGCTTGAGCGCGACGATGGCTTCGACGTTCGGATCGATCCCGCCGCCGAGCTGCGGCAGCGCGCGCACCTGCGCAGGTGAGTTGGAATAGCGGTCGACGCCGATCAGCCGGTCGCAGGCGCCGAGCGCGCAGACGCCTTCGGTGAGCGATGGCAGCAGCGAGACGATGCGCTGCGGCGGCTGCGCCAGATGCACGGTGACGCCGCGCTCGTCGAGCACATCGATGGCCTGCGCAGCCTGCGCGCACACCGCCAACGCAAGGCCGAGCGAGAGCGCGCGCAGCCAAGTCTTCATGGATTCGAAGCTCATGCGGCGGGCGCCTTCAGCGTCAGCGGCAGGCCGGCGACCATCAGCGTCGCGCGGTGGCAGGCGGCGGCGACGTCCTGGTTCAAGCGGCCGAGCACGTCGACGAAGGCACGGGTCTCGCGGCCCAGCGGGATCACGCCCAGGCCGATCTCGTTGCCGACCAGCACCACGGGGCCGCGCGCTTCGCGCAGCGCGATCAGCAGCAGCGTGGCGTGCGCCGAGGGCGTGCGCGTGACCATGGCGGCACCTTCGGTGCGCAGCGGCATCAGCAGGTTGGTGAGCCACAGCGTGAGGCAATCGACCACCACGAGCGTGTCGGGCGCGCTCTGCGTGACGATGGCACGCGCCAGCTCGATCGGCTCCTCGAGCGTCTGCAGGCCGGGTACGCGCTCGGCACGGTCGCTCTGGTGGCGCGCGATGCGATCGCGCATCTCGTCGTCGTGGGCCTGCGCGGTGGCGATCAGCACCGCGCGGCGCGACTTGGGCGATGTCGGCGATTGGGCCAGCCAATCGGCGGCGCGCTGTTCGGCACGGCGCGACTTGCCGCTTTTCTGGCCGCCGAGGATGAATTCGTGCTCAATGAGGGGCATCGGAAGACGCCTGTGCGGCGTGGCTGTCGAGTTCGAGGGGCATGGCGCCGAAGAGCCGCGCGGTCGCCTCCGGGCTGGACGCGAACCACGCATGGAAGTAGCTCGCGCGCACGGGGCCGTGCACGTACAGCGCCTCGCCGCCGCGCGTGCCGACGGTGCGCGCGGCAGGCGCGAGCGGCGTCTCGCAGCGCGAGTAGTGGAAGGTGTGGCCGCGCAAGGCATGCACGCCGAGGTCGAGCTGCTGCGGGCCGAGGCCGGCCAGCCGCTTCTGCATGACCGCCCTTCCCGGCAGCACGCCCCAGAGGCGGTGCACGTCGTGCGGTTCGGCGTCGTCGCGCGTGGCGAGTTCGTCGAACAGCGCCATCATGCCGCCGCACTCGGCCCAGATGGGCTTGCCGGCGGTCACATGGTTCGCGAGCGAGAGCCGCAACCGGTCGCTGGCCGACAGCACTGCCGCGTGCAGCTCGGGATAGCCGCCGGGGAACCAGGCCGCGTCGCAAGGCGGCAGCGGCTCATCCGCCAACGGCGAGAAGAACGCGAGCCGCGCGCCGAGGGCTTCGAGCACGTCGAGGTTGGCCGGGTAGATGAAGGAGAACGCCGCGTCGCGCGCGATGGCGATGGTGTGACCGGCCAGCAGCGGCGCGATGGGCGCTGCGACTTCGTGTTCGAAGCGCACCTGCGGCAGCTGATCGGGCGTGCGTTGGCCGAGCGGCGTGGTCGCGAGCACGTCGGCCGCAGCATCGAGGCGCACCATGGCGTCAGCCCCCAGTTCGGCCGCGCCGACCAGCCCCAGGTGGCGTTCAGGCAGCGCGAAGTCGGCGCTGCGCGGCAAGGCGCCGAGCCAGTCGCCGGGCTCGCGCAACGCGTCTTTCAGCATGTCGGCATGGCGCTCGCTGGCCACGCGATTGGCGAGCACGCCGGCCCAGGGCAGGCCCGGCTGGAAGTTCTGCAGGCCGTACGCCAGTGCACCGAAAGTGCCGGTCATGGCCTGCGCGTCGATCACGGCCAGCACCGGCAGGCCCAGGCGCGCGGCCAGTTCGGCCGCGCTGGGCGTGCCGTCGAACAGGCCCATCACGCCTTCGACGATGACCAGGTCGGCCTCGCACGCGGCGGCATGCAGGCGCGCGCGGCAGTCGGCTTCGCCGGTCATCCACAGGTCGAGCGAATGCACCGGCGCGCCGGTGGCCAGCGCGAGCCAGTGCGGATCGAGGAAGTCGGGCCCGCACTTGAAGGCCCGCACGCGGCGGCCCTGGCGCACGTGCAGCCGCGCGAGCGCGGCCGCGACGGTGGTCTTGCCCTGCCCGGAGGCCGGCGCGGCCACGAGCACCGCGGCGCAGGTGGCAGCGGCGCCAGGCGGGAAACGGCGGGTGTTTACTGCGGAGTCCACTTGAGTCCGACGTACGCGGTGCGGCCCCCGTTGGCGTAGAGCCGTGCGAACTGATAGTCCTTGTCGCCCACATTGTCCACGCGCGCCACGAGGTTCAGGTCGCGCGTGATCTGCGTGCTGGCCGACAGGTTGAGCAGCGTGTAGCCGCCGAGCTTGACGGTGTTGGCGGCGTCGTCGAAGCGCTTGCCCGAGCTCTGGATCTCGGCGCCCAGCGTCCAGCCGGCGATGCGCCAGTCGGCACCCAGCGTGCCGTGGGCCCGTGCGCGGCGTGCCAGCAGGTTGTCGGTGGCGAGGTCGCGCGGGTCCTGGTAGTCGAGCGAGGCACGCAGCGTGACGTCGCCGATGCGGTGACCGCCCGTGAGCGTCACGCCCTGGTAGCGTGCGCGCGCCGTGCTGGCGTAGCAGCCGAACGACGACTGGCAGCCCTTGGCGCTGCCGTCGAACACGATGAGGTTCTGCACCCGGTTGCGGTACAGCACGATGCCGGCCTGCGTGGCGCCGGCCGTGTACTGCAGGCCCAGCTCGACGTTGCGGCTCGACTCGGGTTGCAGGCTCGCCAGGCCGTATTCGCTGAAGCGCTGGTACAGCGTGGGCGCGCGGAACGCGGTGCCGGCCGACACGGTGGCGCGCAGGCTCGGCGTGATGGCGTAGCCGTAGGCGGCGCTGCCGGTGGTCTTGCCGCCGAACTCGCTGTCGTCGTCATGGCGCACGTGCAGCTGCAGCGAATGCGGGCCCTTCACGTAGCCGTAGCCCAGTGCGGCGGCGTTCTGCGAGCGGTCGCGCGAGAACAGCTTGGCCGAGGTGGTCGGCGCGTTCTCGAGGGCGTCTTCGCGGCGCTCGAGCGTGGCGGTCACGAGGTGCGCGCCGAAGCGGAATTCGTTCTGGAACAGGTAGCCGCGCAGGCGGGTTTCGGTGCGGTAGAACGACGGCTGGGTCTTGTAGACCGTCTGCGAATCGGTCACCTGCAGGCGGGTGCTGTAGATGTCGTTCCACTTGGCCGACCAGGTCAGGCCGGCGGTGCGCAGTTCGTTGGTCGACACATCGCCCCGGAAGGTGATCGGCAGCCTGGTGCGATAGCTCACCGACGGGTCGTACGCCGCTTCAGTGTTGCTGGTGAGCAAGGTGGCGTCGAGGCGCTGGTCGGGCGTGATCTGGAAACCCAGCTTCAGGTTGCCCGAGGTGCTGCGGTAGCCGTCGCGGTCGGGGTTGGTGAAGCCGTCTTTCGACGGCGTGCGCTTGGCGATGGGCTGGATGTTGAAGCCCTTGCTTTCTTCATGCGCGACACCGAACGAGTAGTCGAGCAGGCCCGACTTGCCGCTCACGCCGCCCTCGATCTTGCGCAGGCCGTGGCTGCCGAAACCGATGCCGGCGTAGGGCGACACGCCCTCTTCGCCGCGCTTGGTGAAGAGCTGGATCACGCCGCCCACGGCGTCCGAGCCGTAGACCGCGGCGGCCGGGCCACGCAGCACTTCGATGCGGTCGATCTGCGACAGCGGAATGCCTTCCCACCCGGCGCCGCCGGTCGATTGCGAATCGATGCGCACGCCGTCCAGGTAGACCGCGGTGAAGCGCGATTCGGCGCCGCGGATGAACACGCTGGTGGCGTTGCCCACGCCGCCGCTGCGCGAGATCTCCATGCCGGGCAGGCGCGCCAGCACGTCGGCCACGCCGGTCGCGCCGCTGCGCTCGATGGTCTTGCGGTCGACGATGGAGACATCGCCCACCAGGTCCGACAGCGCCTGCGGCGTGCGGTTGGCGGTGACGACGGTCTCGTCGAGCGTGGCAGATGTAGATGCAGCAGCCACGGCTTGCGCTTGCGCAGCCAGCGGCACCAGGGCCAGGCCGCCGAAGGCCGAGGCCAGGGCGAGCGTCAGCGGCAGGCACGCGGGACGGCTGCGGCGCGCGCTGGCGCGGCCGCTGGAGAGGGAAACACAGGAAATCATGGGGTGAACCGAACGAACTTCTATGCCCTGGCCGGCTTCCCCGCCGGCGCCATGGGCGTCATGGCTGCCGATGCGGCAGCCGCCTTGTTGGCCGGTATCCGGGCTGGCAGATCGACCCTTTGCCGCCTTCCCAGGCGCCTGTTTCAGAGCGCCCAGTGGCTGGATGGAAAGGGGTGACGCCTTGCGGCGTCGTCTGCTTGACCGTTGCGGGGGCAGCGCAGGCGGCTTCGGCCCCGGGGGGCGTCCACTCCTGCTTCCCGTTGAACTGCGCCGTGCGAACCACGCCGCGAGCACCAACGGGCAGGATTTTAGGCCCACGGGGCGGCCACACCACACCGGGTTTGATCACCGGCGGCGCAGGCCCCAGAATCTCGGCCACGTCCGGCGCGCGCCCGCGCGGTGCGCCAGACCTTCCGAATTCCCGGGAAACTACAATCGCCAACCATGCCCGCCTCCAGCCCCATCGACCAGATCGCCGAGCGTGTGGAACGCCTGCTTGTGCGTCACGAAGAGGTGCAGCGCACCAATGCGCTGCTGCAGGAACAGGTCGATGCGCTCACGCGTGAACGCGACGGCCTGAAGTCGCGGCTCGCCGCGGCCCGCACCCGCCTCGATGCCCTGCTGGAACGGCTGCCGGCCGAACCCCCTTCCGAAGATTCCCATCACGCATGAAGCAGATTGAAGTACAGATCATGGGCCAGAGCTATTTGCTCGGCTGTCCCGACGGCGGCGAGGCGCAGCTGCGCGAGGCCGTCGACCGCGTGGACGCGGCCATGTGCAAGATCCGCGACGCAGGCAAGGTGAAGGCCCGCGACCGCATCGCCGTGCTCGCCTCGCTGAACCTGGCCTTCGATCTCGCGGCCCAGCAGGCCGCTGCTGCTGCCGCACCGGCGCCTGTTGCCGCCGCCCGCGCCGAAGAAAGCGCCGGCGACGCCGACCCGAAGGCCGCCCAACTCATTCAGAGACTCGATCAAGCCTTGGCGGGCGATGGACATTTGCTCTGAAGGCACGCGGCACGGCGCAGACGGGGCGTAAAATCCACTTCGTCTGCAGACGTGTCGGGCTTAATATTTCCTTGTTCCAATGCTCTCCGGAGCCGGGCTTGGTACATCGCTAGACGGGCGTGATCATCTCGCGTCAGATGAACCCGAAGTCTTGCTGCCCTCGCCCACCTGAACCCTGGTTCAGGATGCGGGTCCGGCACACCATCTGCAGACACCTTTTCCCGCCACGGCCCCCTGCTTCACCGCACGGGGCCGTTGCTTTTTCAGCCACTCCTTTCTTCCTCATCCGCCCGTGAACTTCACCGCCCTGCTCGACCCGCTCCTGATCGCCGAACTCGCCGCGCTCGGCCTGGGCACCGGTTTCCTCGCGGGCCTCCTGGGCATCGGCGGCGGCATGTTGATGGTGCCGTTCATCACGATCATCATGGGCCAGCGCGGCGTGCCGGCCGACCTCGCGGTGAAGATGGCGATCGCGACCTCGATGGCGACGATCATCTTCACGTCGGTGTCCAGCGTGCGCGCGCACCACAAGCGTGGCGCGGTGCGCTGGGACATCGTGCAGCGCCTGGCGCCCGGCATCGTCATCGGCAGCCTCGCGGGCAGCCTGGGCGTGTTCGCGCTGCTCAAGGGCACGGCGCTCGCCATCTTCTTCGCGCTGTTCGTGGGCTTCTCGGCCACGCAGATGTTCCTCGACAAGAAGCCCAAGCCGACACGCCAGATGCCGGGCACCGGCGGCCAGCTCGCGGCAGGCGGCACCATCGGCTTCATCTCGGGCCTGGTGGGCGCGGGCGGCGGCTTCATCAGCGTGCCGTTCATGACCTGGTGCAACGTGGCCATCCACAACGCGGTGGCAACCAGCGCGGCGCTGGGCTTTCCGATTGCGGTGGCCAACGTGCTGGGCTATGTGCTCAGCGGCCAGTCGGTGCAGGGCCTGCCGGCCGGCGCCTTCGGCTACATCTGGCTGCCCGCGCTCGTGGTGATCGCGGCCTGCAGCGTGTTCACCGCGCCGTTGGGCGCCAAGGCTGCGCACAGCCTGCCGGTGAAAAAGCTCAAGCGCGTGTTCGCGAGCATCCTGTACCTGCTGGCCGCCTACATGCTCTGGAAGGGCCTGCGGGGCTGAGGCATATCAAAGCCTCACCGGCTTTCCTGTGCCATCCTATGCAGCTGTTGTTCATAGTCGTAAAAGGAAAGCCATGAAAATCCTCATCGCCGTCGATGGCAGCGCCTACACGCAAAAAGCCCTCAACTACCTGCTCGCCAACCGCGCCATGTTCGTGGACGGCCATGAGCTGGTGGTGGTGAATGTCTGCACCGGCATCTCCGGCCACGTGGCGCGGCACCTCAGCAAGGAAATCGTCACCGATTACTACGCCGAGGAAAACGCCAAGGTGCTCGACCCGGTCAAGGCCTGGTTCGCCGACAAGGGCGTGACCAACTACAAAGCCGACGCGCGCCACGGTCACGCGGCCGAAGAAATCCTCAAGTCGGCCAGCGAATCGAAGGCCGAGCTGATCGTGCTGGGCACGCACGGCCACGGCATCCTGGGCCGCGCGCTGATGGGTTCGGTGGCGACCAAGGTCGTGGCCGAGACCGACATCTCGGTGCTGCTGGTCCAGTAAGAAGACCCGTCAACCCGGCGACGGCCGATGCGCCGTTGCCGCGGTCATGGCTGCGTGCGCTGCCGCCGCCATTCGCGCGGCGAACATCCGAAGCGCTCGCGAAACGCGCGGCTGAAATGCGCCGCGTCGTTGAAACCCCTCCCGTACGCAATTTCTCCCACCGGCCGCCCTGCCAGGCGCGGCTCCAGCAGGTCGCGGCTGCACGCGTCGAGCCGGCGCTCCCAGATGTACTGCGAGGGCGTCAGCGGCTCGCTCTTGAACACACGGTGGATGTGGCTCACCGACATGCCCAGTTGCGCCGCCAGCGTGCCCACCGACAGCGTCGGGTCGGCCAGCTGCTCGTCGATGCGCTGCTTCACGCGCCCCAGGTGGTACGCCGTGAGGTTGCTGAGCGCCGGTGCGTGCGCCGCGGGCAGCGTCTGCAGGCCGGCCACGAGGATGTTCTGCACGCCATGCGCCACCGCCAGCGCCGAGGCCGGCTGCAGCGCGTCGAAGTCCTCGCGCAGCGTGCGGATCATGCCCAGCAGCAGGTGCCCCGCACCCTCGCGCCCTGACACCGTGGTGGCCGTGAGCGCCTCGGTGTCGCGCAATTCGCTGCGCAGCCGCTCACCGGGCAGCTTGAGCACGATCTGCTCGAAGGGCTGGTCGAACAGCAGCTCGTAAGGCCGCGTGCTGTCATACAGCGCGAAGTCGCCGGCGCCGAGCACGGCGTCGCGCCCGTCCTGGCGAACCACGCCCTGCCCGCGCGCCTGGATGCTGACAAGAAAGCAGTCGTCGCTCGACGCCGCGATGTGGCGGGGCGTGCGCACCACCTTCTGAGCCCGCGAGGTCACGACCGACATGCCGAGGCCGGGCAGCGCGTGCTGGCGGATGCTGCCCTCGAAGTCGCCGCCGTCACCGGGGCGCACCGCATCGCATTCGAGCTGCACGTAGACGTTGCAGATCATGTCGGTCCAGTACGCGAGCCGCTGGTCGCGCGAAACGGCATCGGTGCTGAGCAGATGGGTCATCGGGGTCCTCGGAAGGCCT
This window harbors:
- a CDS encoding sulfite exporter TauE/SafE family protein; translated protein: MNFTALLDPLLIAELAALGLGTGFLAGLLGIGGGMLMVPFITIIMGQRGVPADLAVKMAIATSMATIIFTSVSSVRAHHKRGAVRWDIVQRLAPGIVIGSLAGSLGVFALLKGTALAIFFALFVGFSATQMFLDKKPKPTRQMPGTGGQLAAGGTIGFISGLVGAGGGFISVPFMTWCNVAIHNAVATSAALGFPIAVANVLGYVLSGQSVQGLPAGAFGYIWLPALVVIAACSVFTAPLGAKAAHSLPVKKLKRVFASILYLLAAYMLWKGLRG
- a CDS encoding helix-turn-helix domain-containing protein, with translation MTHLLSTDAVSRDQRLAYWTDMICNVYVQLECDAVRPGDGGDFEGSIRQHALPGLGMSVVTSRAQKVVRTPRHIAASSDDCFLVSIQARGQGVVRQDGRDAVLGAGDFALYDSTRPYELLFDQPFEQIVLKLPGERLRSELRDTEALTATTVSGREGAGHLLLGMIRTLREDFDALQPASALAVAHGVQNILVAGLQTLPAAHAPALSNLTAYHLGRVKQRIDEQLADPTLSVGTLAAQLGMSVSHIHRVFKSEPLTPSQYIWERRLDACSRDLLEPRLAGRPVGEIAYGRGFNDAAHFSRAFRERFGCSPREWRRQRTQP
- a CDS encoding cell division protein ZapA; this encodes MKQIEVQIMGQSYLLGCPDGGEAQLREAVDRVDAAMCKIRDAGKVKARDRIAVLASLNLAFDLAAQQAAAAAAPAPVAAARAEESAGDADPKAAQLIQRLDQALAGDGHLL
- a CDS encoding ABC transporter substrate-binding protein; amino-acid sequence: MKTWLRALSLGLALAVCAQAAQAIDVLDERGVTVHLAQPPQRIVSLLPSLTEGVCALGACDRLIGVDRYSNSPAQVRALPQLGGGIDPNVEAIVALKPDVVLLAKSSRVTQRLEALGLKVIVLEPKSHADVRRVLNALDQVLDTHEAPAVWRAIDAAVSAAAQSLPASAKGLRVYFEVNTGPYAAGDSSFIGETLARLGVKNIVPASLGPFPKLNPEFVVRANPDLIMVSVRSAMGLEQRPGWGGIRAVREGRVCRFDAEQTDVVVRPGPRMDEAARLMAQCLSDKGR
- a CDS encoding FecCD family ABC transporter permease, producing the protein MHSAHLRRVLLLGAGLLLLGAALLLFGLGIGSTGFQSLLSARHDPVALQIVWDIRLPRTLGAWLAGALLGLAGAVAQGLFRNPLADPYLLGSASGASLGVALALMLFGGSVTSTQWVMRIGLTGAAFVGAVAAVLLTLTLARGVQQTLRLLLAGVIVGVVLGAAKDLVTIASADILQALQGFVLGSTGLVGWTACAVMAAVGAACLLLAWALAPVLDGLALGEATARSLGLPLGGMRAALVAVLALATGAAVAQTGLIAFVGLAAPHLVRSVVKTTHARLIVLSALMGGLLLMAADLLARWLIAPQELPVGVLTAVLGGSYLLWLMHRRGAKGGGP
- a CDS encoding bifunctional adenosylcobinamide kinase/adenosylcobinamide-phosphate guanylyltransferase, encoding MPLIEHEFILGGQKSGKSRRAEQRAADWLAQSPTSPKSRRAVLIATAQAHDDEMRDRIARHQSDRAERVPGLQTLEEPIELARAIVTQSAPDTLVVVDCLTLWLTNLLMPLRTEGAAMVTRTPSAHATLLLIALREARGPVVLVGNEIGLGVIPLGRETRAFVDVLGRLNQDVAAACHRATLMVAGLPLTLKAPAA
- a CDS encoding cobyrinate a,c-diamide synthase, which translates into the protein MDSAVNTRRFPPGAAATCAAVLVAAPASGQGKTTVAAALARLHVRQGRRVRAFKCGPDFLDPHWLALATGAPVHSLDLWMTGEADCRARLHAAACEADLVIVEGVMGLFDGTPSAAELAARLGLPVLAVIDAQAMTGTFGALAYGLQNFQPGLPWAGVLANRVASERHADMLKDALREPGDWLGALPRSADFALPERHLGLVGAAELGADAMVRLDAAADVLATTPLGQRTPDQLPQVRFEHEVAAPIAPLLAGHTIAIARDAAFSFIYPANLDVLEALGARLAFFSPLADEPLPPCDAAWFPGGYPELHAAVLSASDRLRLSLANHVTAGKPIWAECGGMMALFDELATRDDAEPHDVHRLWGVLPGRAVMQKRLAGLGPQQLDLGVHALRGHTFHYSRCETPLAPAARTVGTRGGEALYVHGPVRASYFHAWFASSPEATARLFGAMPLELDSHAAQASSDAPH
- a CDS encoding universal stress protein, with product MKILIAVDGSAYTQKALNYLLANRAMFVDGHELVVVNVCTGISGHVARHLSKEIVTDYYAEENAKVLDPVKAWFADKGVTNYKADARHGHAAEEILKSASESKAELIVLGTHGHGILGRALMGSVATKVVAETDISVLLVQ
- a CDS encoding TonB-dependent receptor domain-containing protein produces the protein MISCVSLSSGRASARRSRPACLPLTLALASAFGGLALVPLAAQAQAVAAASTSATLDETVVTANRTPQALSDLVGDVSIVDRKTIERSGATGVADVLARLPGMEISRSGGVGNATSVFIRGAESRFTAVYLDGVRIDSQSTGGAGWEGIPLSQIDRIEVLRGPAAAVYGSDAVGGVIQLFTKRGEEGVSPYAGIGFGSHGLRKIEGGVSGKSGLLDYSFGVAHEESKGFNIQPIAKRTPSKDGFTNPDRDGYRSTSGNLKLGFQITPDQRLDATLLTSNTEAAYDPSVSYRTRLPITFRGDVSTNELRTAGLTWSAKWNDIYSTRLQVTDSQTVYKTQPSFYRTETRLRGYLFQNEFRFGAHLVTATLERREDALENAPTTSAKLFSRDRSQNAAALGYGYVKGPHSLQLHVRHDDDSEFGGKTTGSAAYGYAITPSLRATVSAGTAFRAPTLYQRFSEYGLASLQPESSRNVELGLQYTAGATQAGIVLYRNRVQNLIVFDGSAKGCQSSFGCYASTARARYQGVTLTGGHRIGDVTLRASLDYQDPRDLATDNLLARRARAHGTLGADWRIAGWTLGAEIQSSGKRFDDAANTVKLGGYTLLNLSASTQITRDLNLVARVDNVGDKDYQFARLYANGGRTAYVGLKWTPQ